The DNA segment ACTTTTCCTGATGTTGGTTTTATCAATTGCAATATTGCTCTTATTAATGTTGATTTGCCACAGCCCGACTCGCCTATAAGACCCAATGTTTCACCTTTAAACAACGAAAAAGAAATATTATCATTTGCTTTAAGCCAAGCTGTATTGCGGTTTTTACCTATTTTAAAAACAACATTTAAGTTCTCCACAGATAAAACTTTTTCTTGAAAATCACATTTTTTTTGAGCAATAATCGGATTTGCAGCAGTTTTATTTTCTATAAAATCATTAATTGTTTTAAGCCTTTCAGGATTTACGCCCAATTTCGGACGACAAGCAATTAAAGCTTTTGTATAATAATGTGTAGGACTTGAAAAAACAGTATCTGTAGCTCCAGATTCTACAATTTTCCCTTTGTTCATAACCAACACATCGTCTGCAAGCATTTTCACAAGCGCTAAATCATGCGATATAAAAATTACAGACATTCCAAATTCTAATTGTAAATCCTTAATTAAATTAATAATTTCCTTTTGCACTGTAACATCTAATGCTGTTGTAGGCTCGTCAGCAATTAAAATCCGTGGATTAGTGGACATTGCCATAGCAATCATAACTCTTTGTCGCTGTCCTCCACTCAATTCATGAGGGTAAGAGTTAAAAACTTTTTTTACATTTTGGATTTTAACTTTTTCAAAAATATTTAAAATAATTTTTTCAGCTTCTTTCTTACTTTTTTTCAAATGGCAGCAAAGTGGTTCTATAGCTTGCGCACCACATTTCATTGTTGGATTAAGAGCACTTAAAGGGTCTTGAAATATCATTGAAATCTCATTTCCCCTAATTTTATTTAATTTTTTTTCAGAAATATTAGCTAAATCAATTTTTTTGCTAGAATTAGAATATTCAATGATTCCAGAAAAATTTAAATTCTTAGCATAAGGCAACAATCCCATTATAGACAAAGCTGTCATAGATTTCCCAGAACCGCTCTCGCCCACAATTCCCAACACTTTCCCTTTTTCTAAATCAAAAGAAACATTGTCAACAGCCTTTGTTGAGCCGAAAGACACGTTCATATTTTTAATAGAAAGAAGTGGTGCTACCATTTTTACAAACTAAAAAGGGCTGCAAAACAGCC comes from the Bacteroidales bacterium genome and includes:
- a CDS encoding ABC transporter ATP-binding protein, whose product is MVAPLLSIKNMNVSFGSTKAVDNVSFDLEKGKVLGIVGESGSGKSMTALSIMGLLPYAKNLNFSGIIEYSNSSKKIDLANISEKKLNKIRGNEISMIFQDPLSALNPTMKCGAQAIEPLCCHLKKSKKEAEKIILNIFEKVKIQNVKKVFNSYPHELSGGQRQRVMIAMAMSTNPRILIADEPTTALDVTVQKEIINLIKDLQLEFGMSVIFISHDLALVKMLADDVLVMNKGKIVESGATDTVFSSPTHYYTKALIACRPKLGVNPERLKTINDFIENKTAANPIIAQKKCDFQEKVLSVENLNVVFKIGKNRNTAWLKANDNISFSLFKGETLGLIGESGCGKSTLIRAILQLIKPTSGKVLFDNMDLTEISKRKMRNLRTRLQIVFQDPYSSLTPNLTVQDALVEPMKEHSVFKNKKERIDYIVYVLEKTGLSSDDLKKYPHQFSGGQRQRIVISRALVLKPEIVFCDESVSALDVSVQAQVLNLLNDLKDEFNLTYVFISHDMNVVNYMSDRIMVMHNGKIVESGLAHEIINNPQKDYTKTLIEAIPTM